A portion of the Bdellovibrionales bacterium genome contains these proteins:
- a CDS encoding HDIG domain-containing protein: MEKLIHERSVNEKRIEEIVAKTKRDLFKAIRQDGNKIAKELGMKDFHPEIINMLGALRYRYSFSQNQHFHCAEVGWLCGLLSSEIGNNQSLGRRAGLLHDIGKSMDHSMEGGHAVIGADFIQKNGESQEIVHAVRAHHFDEQPQTDLAYLVIAADAVSGARPGARRSTVDSYNQKMADLQNIGNSFPGVTNTYILSAGREVRVVVDSGRVDDFTALDLSKKIAQKIEEECSYPGQIRVTVVRESQAVEYAR; the protein is encoded by the coding sequence ATGGAAAAGCTCATCCACGAAAGATCCGTTAATGAAAAGCGCATTGAAGAGATTGTTGCAAAAACAAAGAGGGATTTATTTAAGGCGATTCGGCAAGATGGCAACAAGATTGCCAAAGAGCTGGGAATGAAGGATTTTCATCCCGAGATAATCAATATGTTGGGGGCTCTGCGATATCGTTATTCTTTTTCCCAGAATCAACATTTTCATTGCGCAGAAGTAGGCTGGCTTTGTGGTCTTCTCAGTTCTGAAATTGGAAACAACCAGTCTCTTGGTCGTCGAGCCGGACTTCTCCATGACATAGGCAAGTCTATGGATCATAGCATGGAAGGAGGTCATGCAGTCATTGGTGCCGATTTCATTCAGAAAAATGGCGAAAGCCAAGAGATCGTCCATGCCGTCAGGGCCCACCATTTTGATGAGCAACCTCAAACTGATTTGGCCTACTTAGTTATTGCAGCTGATGCCGTCAGCGGAGCCAGACCAGGTGCACGAAGATCAACCGTTGACTCTTACAACCAAAAAATGGCTGACTTACAAAATATAGGCAACAGCTTTCCGGGCGTTACGAACACTTATATTCTCAGTGCCGGTCGCGAAGTGAGGGTCGTGGTAGACAGTGGCCGCGTAGATGACTTCACAGCCCTTGATCTGAGTAAAAAAATTGCACAGAAAATTGAAGAGGAGTGTTCTTATCCGGGACAAATTCGAGTGACTGTCGTCCGCGAATCGCAAGCAGTCGAATACGCTCGCTAG
- a CDS encoding DUF1761 domain-containing protein has product MWALMSAFFTWIGFYIPMQFSKVAWENRPWKVFFINTVHDFILLLIFSTILAYWR; this is encoded by the coding sequence ATGTGGGCATTGATGTCCGCATTTTTTACGTGGATTGGTTTCTACATTCCGATGCAATTCAGTAAGGTAGCGTGGGAAAACCGCCCCTGGAAAGTCTTCTTTATAAATACTGTGCATGATTTTATTCTTCTTCTTATTTTTAGTACGATACTCGCCTATTGGCGATAG
- a CDS encoding CBS domain-containing protein, whose amino-acid sequence MENRNVLKVPVDEFTSPSPITVGPKTPALEVAGVLHKNGIRHVPVVENDIPLGIISERDLRVLSSVKELSLVTAEQVMVTDPFTVSPETPLDQVVYEMSDRKIGSAIVQDESGRIVGIFTNTDALNALVEILRGVLPETVDALDGGPHKSH is encoded by the coding sequence ATGGAAAATCGCAACGTCCTCAAAGTTCCAGTAGATGAATTCACCAGTCCGAGCCCGATCACCGTGGGACCAAAAACACCTGCCCTAGAGGTTGCAGGCGTTCTCCATAAAAATGGAATCCGCCATGTTCCCGTCGTTGAAAATGACATCCCACTCGGAATAATCAGCGAGCGCGACCTCCGGGTGCTAAGTTCGGTGAAGGAACTTTCATTGGTCACGGCAGAACAGGTGATGGTCACAGATCCTTTCACGGTCTCGCCGGAGACACCCCTCGACCAGGTGGTTTACGAAATGTCTGATCGGAAAATCGGATCAGCCATCGTCCAAGACGAATCAGGCCGAATTGTTGGTATATTTACAAACACCGACGCTCTCAACGCCCTTGTAGAGATATTGCGTGGCGTTTTGCCCGAGACGGTTGACGCCCTTGACGGAGGGCCGCACAAAAGTCATTGA
- a CDS encoding acetyl-CoA C-acetyltransferase gives MIPRRVAIVGGLRIPFARSMGKYMGFSNQELMTFVLQGLVNKYNLRDEVLGDVVLGAVMKHSADFNLARECTMGSGLSAMTPAFDIQQACGTSLEAAMLVANKIALNQIDVGIAGGTDTNSDLPIVFSKKFSHRMVKTASGRSTWEKLKPWMNFNPMELMPVAPGVLEPRTRLSMGQSCELMAKEWNLTREEQDQLAFESHTKAAKAYEEGFYNDLIVPFNNVTKDNNMRADTTVEKLSTLKPAFDRKSGRGTLTAGNSTPLTDGASGVLLASEDWAKLKGLPILAYFTFSGTAAVDYVKNEGLLMAPAYAVPKMLARANLKLQDFAFYEIHEAFAAQTLCTLKAWESPEFCKSKLGLNSPLGSIDRSKMNTKGGSVAVGHPFAATGTRIVAGLAKLLAGKPGKKGLISICTAGGMGVTAILEGA, from the coding sequence ATGATCCCACGTCGAGTTGCTATTGTTGGCGGATTACGGATTCCCTTTGCAAGAAGCATGGGCAAGTACATGGGTTTTAGCAACCAAGAGCTCATGACTTTCGTGCTCCAGGGTCTTGTGAACAAATACAATCTCCGTGATGAAGTCCTGGGAGATGTCGTGCTAGGAGCCGTCATGAAGCACTCGGCCGATTTTAATCTCGCGCGCGAATGCACCATGGGCAGCGGTCTTTCAGCAATGACTCCCGCATTTGATATTCAACAGGCTTGCGGAACAAGTCTCGAAGCGGCCATGTTGGTTGCCAATAAAATTGCCCTTAATCAAATTGATGTTGGTATTGCTGGCGGAACAGACACAAACAGTGACCTCCCTATTGTATTCAGCAAGAAATTTAGTCACCGCATGGTCAAAACGGCCAGTGGACGCTCAACCTGGGAAAAACTAAAGCCCTGGATGAACTTTAATCCAATGGAACTCATGCCCGTGGCACCGGGTGTTCTTGAACCGCGCACGCGCTTATCTATGGGACAGAGTTGTGAACTCATGGCTAAAGAGTGGAACCTGACTCGCGAGGAGCAAGATCAGTTGGCCTTTGAAAGCCACACAAAAGCCGCGAAGGCCTATGAGGAAGGGTTTTACAATGATCTGATAGTCCCCTTCAATAATGTCACCAAAGACAATAATATGCGTGCTGATACCACCGTAGAAAAACTATCCACTCTCAAACCCGCATTCGACAGAAAGAGCGGACGCGGAACGCTCACCGCCGGCAACTCAACCCCGCTCACCGATGGTGCCTCCGGGGTTCTGCTTGCGAGTGAGGATTGGGCCAAGCTCAAAGGTCTACCCATTCTGGCCTACTTCACGTTTTCAGGAACAGCGGCCGTTGACTACGTCAAAAACGAGGGACTGCTGATGGCGCCGGCCTACGCTGTGCCAAAAATGCTTGCAAGAGCCAATCTCAAGCTTCAGGATTTTGCCTTTTATGAAATTCACGAAGCTTTTGCCGCTCAGACCCTCTGCACACTGAAAGCCTGGGAATCACCTGAATTTTGCAAAAGCAAGCTTGGCCTCAATAGCCCACTCGGGAGCATTGATCGGTCAAAGATGAATACCAAAGGTGGGAGCGTCGCTGTTGGTCATCCTTTTGCTGCGACAGGCACGCGAATTGTCGCTGGCTTGGCAAAACTACTTGCCGGCAAACCCGGAAAAAAGGGATTGATTTCGATTTGTACTGCAGGCGGAATGGGTGTTACAGCGATACTGGAAGGCGCATAG
- the pip gene encoding prolyl aminopeptidase, with the protein MKYKKFESPANGVSSKANANLRSLFPMIQPYRSSRLKVSELHEIYYEEVGNPDGQPVLFLHGGPGGGIAPVYRQFFDPKIFRVVLIDQRGAGKSLPHAELRENTTWDLVEDIEKVRKILSIDRWLVFGGSWGSTLSLAYAESHPDRVRGLILRGIFLCRPKEIEWFYQKGADSIFPDAWEKYLAPISQDERHDLVSAYYRRLTHENKEIRLQAARAWSIWEASTSFLYQDQEVIGTFSEPEFATAFARIECHYFVNNAFFKSDNWLLENIGKIRQIPCEIVQGRYDIVCPMMSAWDLSRAWPEAKLHIIPDAGHSAMEEGIRSRLIEITERMSLLNQ; encoded by the coding sequence ATGAAATACAAGAAATTTGAGTCACCAGCAAACGGGGTTTCCTCAAAAGCGAACGCAAATTTGCGGTCGCTTTTTCCTATGATTCAACCCTACAGAAGCTCTCGCCTCAAGGTTTCTGAACTTCATGAAATCTATTACGAGGAAGTGGGTAACCCAGATGGACAGCCCGTTCTTTTTCTCCACGGAGGACCAGGCGGCGGTATTGCGCCAGTTTACCGACAATTTTTTGATCCGAAAATTTTTAGAGTTGTACTCATTGATCAGCGCGGAGCGGGAAAAAGTCTGCCACATGCCGAACTTCGAGAGAACACCACTTGGGACTTGGTCGAAGACATCGAAAAAGTAAGAAAAATTTTAAGTATAGATCGGTGGCTCGTTTTTGGTGGAAGCTGGGGCAGCACCCTTTCTCTCGCCTATGCAGAATCACATCCAGACAGGGTCAGAGGTCTCATCCTTCGCGGTATTTTCCTTTGCCGACCGAAGGAAATCGAATGGTTTTATCAAAAGGGCGCCGACTCAATTTTTCCGGATGCATGGGAAAAATATTTGGCTCCCATATCCCAAGATGAGCGCCACGATCTCGTCTCCGCCTATTATCGAAGATTGACCCATGAAAACAAAGAAATTCGGCTCCAAGCTGCGAGAGCTTGGAGCATTTGGGAAGCTTCCACTTCCTTTCTCTATCAAGACCAGGAAGTCATTGGAACATTTAGCGAACCTGAGTTCGCCACCGCCTTCGCCAGAATCGAATGCCACTATTTTGTTAACAATGCTTTTTTTAAATCAGACAATTGGCTTCTTGAAAACATTGGAAAAATTCGGCAGATACCTTGTGAAATTGTGCAGGGACGCTATGACATCGTTTGCCCGATGATGAGCGCATGGGACTTGAGTCGCGCTTGGCCCGAGGCCAAGTTACATATTATTCCAGACGCAGGGCACTCGGCCATGGAAGAAGGAATCCGGTCGCGGCTTATCGAGATTACCGAACGCATGTCCCTTCTCAATCAATAG
- a CDS encoding N-formylglutamate amidohydrolase produces MPKRQFLFLCEHASHSLPGWARPFFPKTANEILESHKGWDAGAPHLAKILSRGLKGPLHCGLHSRLLLDLNRSVHSKNLWSHWSKKMPEVLKQRALLEFYIPYREHAFRDLARLVSRGPVGIFAVHSFVPVLNGKTRSTDVGLLFHHASEKERLLAESLRFYLRRQLPDWKIHFNLPYRGFTDCFLNDLSEQYQANSNVVGLFLEFNQSRIGTLSERRKLSEMMRKAILLASEVN; encoded by the coding sequence ATGCCTAAGAGACAGTTTCTGTTCCTATGCGAGCATGCCTCTCATTCGCTGCCAGGATGGGCTCGACCCTTTTTCCCAAAAACGGCAAATGAAATTCTGGAATCACACAAGGGCTGGGATGCAGGAGCGCCGCATCTTGCAAAGATTCTTTCTCGCGGTTTGAAGGGACCACTGCATTGTGGATTGCATTCACGATTGTTGCTGGATCTCAATAGATCAGTTCATTCAAAGAATCTTTGGTCCCATTGGTCGAAAAAAATGCCCGAGGTATTGAAGCAGAGAGCCCTTTTGGAATTTTATATTCCCTATCGAGAGCACGCCTTTCGAGACTTGGCTCGTTTGGTGAGTCGTGGCCCAGTTGGTATCTTTGCGGTTCATTCGTTTGTTCCTGTCTTGAATGGAAAGACAAGATCGACCGATGTGGGCCTTTTGTTTCATCATGCCTCGGAGAAGGAGCGACTCCTCGCGGAATCTTTGAGATTTTATCTTCGTCGTCAGTTACCTGATTGGAAAATTCATTTTAATCTTCCTTACAGGGGTTTTACTGACTGCTTTCTCAATGATCTCAGCGAACAATACCAGGCGAATTCAAACGTGGTGGGATTGTTTCTGGAATTCAATCAAAGCAGAATTGGAACTTTGTCAGAAAGGCGAAAACTCAGCGAGATGATGAGAAAGGCGATTCTTTTAGCAAGTGAAGTGAATTAA
- a CDS encoding glutamate--cysteine ligase has translation MSELGLGQGFGVELEYMVVDIESLDIRPVVDQLIELEVGSIVNEVEGRDIGWSNELALHVLELKNLDPTFPFERLISGFNSEIEKINQHLQKHLNCQLLPSAMHPWMIPEKESRLWPHGNRQIYEKFHEVFGCSGHGWTNLQSVHMNFSFATSDEFRRLHRAVRLILPLIPAFSASSPFWEGRRGPDFDTRLYVYLNNQTRIPEIMGAAIPDDVSSINEYKEHVLEPMYRAISPYDPKGILQHEWLNSRAAIPKFNYGCLEVRLMDIQECPEQDISLVWFFRTLVNQLLSQTWTSEQEQAAIDSYLLKNLLETAATSASRAVFKSHQWLSQFGIDAEILSARDLGHELLGRIGGSESEAVFSKGVGEILKSGTLAERLVRVTGSLVTPVTLRPIYQKLAECLRNGTRFDA, from the coding sequence ATGAGTGAACTGGGCTTGGGCCAGGGATTCGGGGTGGAACTCGAATACATGGTTGTCGATATCGAGAGCTTAGATATTCGGCCTGTTGTGGATCAGCTCATTGAATTGGAGGTCGGCTCCATCGTAAATGAGGTTGAGGGCCGTGATATCGGTTGGTCAAATGAGTTGGCATTGCATGTTTTAGAGCTCAAGAATTTGGATCCCACTTTTCCATTTGAGCGACTCATCTCCGGTTTTAACAGTGAAATCGAAAAGATCAATCAGCATTTGCAGAAACACTTAAACTGTCAGTTGCTTCCGTCAGCCATGCATCCTTGGATGATTCCAGAAAAGGAGAGTCGTCTCTGGCCACATGGAAATCGTCAAATTTACGAAAAATTTCATGAGGTTTTTGGTTGTTCAGGGCATGGATGGACAAATCTTCAAAGTGTGCACATGAACTTTTCCTTTGCCACAAGCGATGAATTTAGAAGATTGCATCGGGCCGTTCGATTGATTTTACCTCTCATTCCGGCCTTTTCTGCGAGTTCGCCCTTCTGGGAAGGACGACGGGGACCTGATTTCGACACCCGACTGTATGTTTACCTGAATAATCAAACCCGAATTCCGGAGATTATGGGGGCAGCGATTCCAGACGATGTTTCTTCTATCAATGAGTACAAGGAGCATGTTCTTGAACCGATGTATCGGGCTATCTCTCCTTATGATCCAAAGGGGATTCTGCAGCATGAATGGCTCAATTCTCGAGCGGCTATCCCAAAGTTTAATTATGGCTGCCTTGAAGTGCGACTGATGGACATTCAAGAATGTCCAGAACAAGACATTTCTCTCGTTTGGTTTTTTCGCACCCTAGTGAATCAATTGCTCTCTCAGACATGGACAAGTGAACAGGAACAAGCTGCAATTGATAGTTATTTGCTGAAGAATCTTTTGGAGACTGCCGCGACAAGTGCGAGCAGAGCGGTGTTTAAATCCCATCAATGGCTTTCTCAGTTTGGAATTGATGCCGAAATCTTGAGTGCGCGTGACTTGGGTCATGAATTGTTGGGGAGGATTGGCGGTTCGGAATCTGAAGCGGTCTTTTCTAAGGGAGTAGGAGAGATTTTGAAGTCAGGTACTTTGGCTGAACGTTTGGTTCGAGTCACTGGTTCGCTTGTAACTCCAGTGACCTTGAGGCCGATCTATCAGAAGCTGGCCGAGTGTTTGCGAAACGGAACTCGATTTGATGCCTAA
- a CDS encoding RimK family protein, with protein sequence MKNLVVVNNVADWKIGKADFDLVSAKDYLTDQKYQDTKRFRVYNLCRRYSYCSFGYYVSLLAQARGHRPLPSVSTILDLKQAGMIRHGSDELEDLIQKNLQAIKSDEFELSIYFGKNLSSRYERLSRSIYALFRAPFIRVYFEKVKGDLWRLKTVRPIPFSEIPESHHEFVIQVMQEFLNRRKDQTLKAKSHKYDLAILVNPKEKLPPSDEEAIKKFIKAADRYQIWAEVIEPNEAARLMTFDGLFIRETTSVDHHTYRMARRGEAEGLVVIDDPQSILRCCNKVFLHEILKHNNIAAPQTRVFSSNRYMEEIRGLKYPLILKDPDSSFSMGVKKVNSSEEFIAQAEEFFKDTDLLIGQEFMPTDFDWRVGVINHQAIYVCKYFMAQSHWQIINSNGERGIEEGGAETFEVEKAPSGLIETALRATRLIGDGLYGVDLKEINGKYYVIEVNDNPSIDEGYEDRILKGELYSKIMSVFRDRLEARAR encoded by the coding sequence ATGAAGAATCTCGTCGTAGTAAACAATGTGGCTGACTGGAAAATAGGGAAGGCCGACTTTGACCTCGTGAGCGCCAAGGACTATCTGACGGATCAGAAATATCAGGATACCAAGCGTTTTCGTGTCTATAATCTTTGTCGACGCTACAGTTATTGCAGCTTCGGATACTACGTGTCATTGTTGGCTCAGGCCAGGGGCCACCGTCCGTTGCCAAGTGTTTCAACGATATTGGATCTCAAGCAAGCCGGTATGATTCGTCATGGGAGTGATGAGCTAGAAGATTTGATTCAAAAAAATCTTCAGGCGATCAAATCAGATGAGTTTGAATTGAGTATCTATTTTGGAAAAAATCTTTCGTCCAGGTACGAGAGACTATCGCGAAGCATCTATGCTTTGTTCCGTGCTCCCTTTATTCGAGTTTACTTCGAGAAGGTAAAGGGAGACCTCTGGAGACTAAAGACAGTCAGACCCATTCCGTTCAGTGAAATTCCTGAAAGTCATCATGAGTTTGTGATTCAAGTCATGCAGGAGTTTTTGAATCGTAGAAAAGATCAGACTCTCAAGGCAAAATCCCATAAGTATGATTTGGCGATATTGGTTAATCCGAAGGAAAAGCTACCCCCTTCTGACGAGGAGGCCATCAAAAAGTTCATCAAGGCTGCGGATCGGTACCAGATTTGGGCTGAGGTCATCGAACCAAACGAGGCGGCGCGACTGATGACTTTTGATGGACTGTTTATTCGGGAGACGACTTCAGTGGATCATCACACTTATCGAATGGCTCGTCGAGGCGAGGCCGAGGGACTTGTAGTGATTGATGATCCACAAAGTATTTTGCGCTGTTGCAACAAAGTGTTTCTTCACGAAATTTTAAAGCACAACAACATTGCGGCTCCTCAAACGCGGGTTTTCAGTTCAAATCGTTACATGGAGGAGATCAGAGGTCTCAAATATCCGTTGATCTTGAAAGATCCAGATAGTTCATTTTCAATGGGAGTAAAAAAAGTCAATTCGAGTGAAGAGTTTATAGCTCAGGCAGAGGAGTTTTTTAAGGATACGGACCTCCTCATAGGTCAGGAATTTATGCCAACAGATTTTGACTGGAGAGTGGGAGTCATCAATCATCAGGCTATTTATGTTTGCAAGTACTTTATGGCGCAAAGCCACTGGCAGATCATCAATTCAAATGGGGAAAGAGGTATTGAGGAAGGGGGGGCAGAAACATTTGAAGTTGAAAAGGCACCATCCGGACTCATTGAAACAGCACTTCGAGCGACAAGACTAATCGGAGATGGCCTATACGGGGTAGATCTCAAAGAAATTAATGGTAAGTATTATGTGATTGAGGTGAACGATAACCCGAGTATAGATGAGGGCTACGAAGACAGAATTCTTAAGGGTGAGCTTTACTCAAAAATAATGTCAGTGTTTCGTGATCGTCTTGAGGCGAGGGCTCGATGA
- a CDS encoding peptidase-C39 like family protein, which translates to MHHLDIRIKSQPTISTCGPTCLQSIYAYYKDRVSLNQVVSEIPELEGGGTLGVQLGSHALAKGYEVTIYSHNLRVFDPTWFGLNNVDQIAKLEAQILAKKSNRKIVQVSRHFQDFLRKGGKIQFEPLSPSFLHRFLVRGQPILTGLSATYLYKSAREVGAECAYDDVKGDPQGHFVIISGMASDMSRVSIADPHEHNPVAEGQHYDVDTLDLISAILIGVITYDANLILISKK; encoded by the coding sequence ATCCATCATTTAGATATTCGCATTAAGTCACAACCGACCATTTCTACCTGTGGCCCCACCTGCCTTCAATCTATATATGCATACTATAAAGATCGCGTAAGCCTTAACCAGGTGGTCAGCGAGATCCCTGAGTTGGAGGGAGGGGGAACCCTTGGAGTTCAGTTGGGCTCCCATGCCTTAGCCAAGGGTTATGAGGTGACGATCTATTCTCATAATTTGCGCGTCTTTGACCCAACATGGTTTGGCTTGAATAATGTCGATCAAATAGCCAAACTAGAGGCTCAAATCCTCGCAAAGAAAAGCAATCGAAAGATCGTTCAAGTTTCCCGCCATTTTCAAGATTTTTTGCGCAAAGGCGGGAAAATTCAGTTTGAGCCCTTGTCTCCTTCCTTTCTTCATCGATTTCTAGTGCGAGGCCAGCCTATTCTGACCGGGTTGAGTGCGACCTATCTCTATAAATCTGCGCGTGAGGTTGGGGCTGAGTGCGCCTATGATGACGTGAAGGGAGACCCTCAAGGACACTTCGTGATTATCTCTGGAATGGCCAGCGACATGTCCAGAGTTTCCATTGCAGATCCTCACGAACACAATCCTGTTGCCGAAGGTCAACACTATGACGTGGATACTCTTGATTTGATCAGCGCCATTTTGATCGGCGTGATCACATATGATGCTAATCTTATACTAATTAGTAAAAAATAA
- a CDS encoding SpoIIE family protein phosphatase, with protein MKWLRDLSLKYKLTLLLVVLTGTMLVAYGLTVLREFERDKIAYVLDSSLAYSRSAALQIRAEVNYLSDRVKFLMDGFDLHKNGFNRLSESNYQKENQFEAILVLSRKASGDQFLIESFLKKNSVEIDEFEKIKEVSKILSSSVFENEIAVYQMPGKSKWLLGLRFGKDEESLAVISSLNFSHFLGFFESAQMQDTYLVSQTGSLVMSPSVKTYNSSSDEILESIQAVLKKMKSPEGVFRHQTSKGEKLLVSMASVGLGHLVVVSIVSESAALDSVKAIMLKSVIFLAFLFCVTVCLSVLASLSLTSSLKRLLSATHEIGNGNFAVSVDIVGNDEVGALSVGFNSMAKEIERLMIETAEKVRMEGELKTAQIVQATLFPKDHLVERGLEIRGFYKPANECSGDWWYYTRMGHRTLICIGDATGHGVAAALITSAARSAASVIERFPDISLGEMMSLFNQAIYDTANGLVMMTFFLGIYDHQTGLLTYSRASHDPPFLLPNKEGLTKNDIRSLNHVNGPRLGQSRDGRYETAEIVLEVDDRIVLFTDGVTELTNKTGKKWGERPFIKCLVDCSNKKMSLMETVGHIESELKSFRGDSVLTDDITYFIVSRSKVS; from the coding sequence ATGAAATGGCTGAGAGATCTGTCGCTTAAGTATAAGCTCACCTTACTTTTGGTTGTTCTCACGGGCACAATGCTCGTCGCTTATGGACTCACAGTTCTGAGGGAATTTGAGCGAGACAAGATAGCCTACGTCCTGGACTCAAGTTTAGCTTACTCAAGGTCAGCCGCCTTACAAATCAGAGCAGAGGTGAATTACCTCTCCGATAGAGTAAAATTCTTGATGGATGGATTTGATCTTCATAAAAATGGCTTCAATCGACTTTCTGAATCAAATTACCAAAAGGAAAATCAATTCGAAGCCATTCTGGTTCTTTCTCGAAAGGCAAGTGGGGATCAATTCCTAATAGAATCCTTTCTAAAAAAGAATTCTGTTGAAATTGATGAATTTGAGAAAATCAAGGAGGTGAGCAAGATCCTCAGCTCCTCAGTTTTTGAAAATGAGATTGCGGTTTACCAAATGCCCGGTAAATCAAAATGGCTTCTAGGACTTCGCTTTGGGAAAGACGAGGAGTCCTTGGCAGTGATTTCATCGCTGAACTTCAGTCATTTTCTAGGGTTCTTCGAATCAGCCCAGATGCAGGATACCTATTTGGTGTCTCAGACGGGTTCGTTGGTCATGTCTCCGTCCGTCAAAACCTACAATTCGAGTTCAGATGAGATTCTCGAATCAATTCAAGCGGTCCTCAAAAAGATGAAATCGCCTGAAGGGGTTTTTCGGCATCAGACCTCCAAGGGAGAAAAACTCTTGGTATCGATGGCAAGTGTGGGCCTGGGTCATCTCGTCGTTGTATCGATAGTAAGTGAATCTGCCGCACTCGATTCGGTAAAGGCGATCATGTTAAAGTCAGTCATATTTTTGGCATTTCTGTTCTGTGTGACGGTCTGTCTCAGCGTACTTGCTAGCTTGTCCCTCACTTCTTCGCTGAAAAGATTATTAAGTGCCACACACGAAATCGGAAATGGGAACTTTGCAGTATCTGTGGACATTGTGGGAAATGACGAAGTAGGAGCTCTGTCTGTTGGTTTTAACAGTATGGCTAAGGAAATTGAGAGACTGATGATAGAGACGGCAGAGAAGGTGAGAATGGAGGGGGAACTAAAAACGGCCCAGATTGTACAAGCCACGCTGTTTCCAAAAGATCACTTGGTTGAACGCGGTCTTGAAATAAGAGGCTTTTACAAGCCAGCCAATGAATGCTCTGGCGATTGGTGGTATTACACTCGTATGGGTCATCGGACTTTGATTTGCATTGGCGATGCCACTGGTCATGGGGTTGCCGCTGCACTCATTACTTCAGCTGCAAGAAGTGCTGCGAGCGTCATTGAAAGATTTCCAGATATTTCTCTCGGAGAAATGATGTCTCTCTTTAATCAAGCCATTTACGATACGGCAAATGGTCTTGTGATGATGACGTTCTTTCTTGGCATTTATGATCATCAAACGGGGCTATTAACATATTCTCGAGCCAGTCACGACCCGCCTTTTCTCTTGCCGAACAAGGAGGGATTGACCAAGAACGATATCAGGAGTCTCAACCACGTCAATGGACCTCGATTGGGACAAAGTCGGGATGGTCGTTATGAAACCGCCGAGATTGTGCTGGAAGTTGACGATCGAATTGTATTATTCACTGACGGTGTGACCGAACTCACCAACAAGACTGGAAAGAAATGGGGAGAACGCCCGTTTATCAAATGTCTTGTTGACTGCAGCAATAAGAAGATGAGTTTGATGGAGACAGTAGGGCATATTGAAAGTGAATTGAAGAGCTTTAGGGGGGATTCCGTCCTAACTGATGATATCACGTACTTTATCGTATCGAGGTCTAAAGTTTCATGA